In Mycobacterium sp. JS623, one genomic interval encodes:
- a CDS encoding MarR family winged helix-turn-helix transcriptional regulator encodes MSGDNVAFLLSQLGHRSASVFADLIASIDLTAPHSGILRAIAAEPGRSQQALSGQLGLLPSRVVAYVDDLEDRGYVERRRNPDDRRLHALYLTPAGKKVMGKIGELARQHEKLMTAGLDTKQRDMLRELLSVVADHQGLTPHVHPGFRNLGRGKP; translated from the coding sequence ATGTCAGGTGACAACGTGGCGTTCCTGCTGTCCCAACTCGGCCACCGCTCCGCCTCGGTATTCGCTGATCTGATCGCATCGATCGATCTCACGGCGCCGCATTCCGGGATCCTGCGGGCGATCGCGGCCGAACCCGGGCGTAGCCAGCAAGCGCTCAGCGGTCAGCTGGGGTTGCTGCCAAGCCGAGTCGTCGCCTATGTCGATGACTTGGAGGATCGCGGATACGTCGAACGTCGCCGCAATCCCGACGACCGGCGACTGCATGCGCTCTATCTCACGCCAGCGGGCAAGAAGGTCATGGGCAAGATCGGCGAGCTGGCCCGTCAGCACGAAAAGCTGATGACCGCCGGGCTGGACACCAAACAACGAGACATGTTGCGCGAACTGCTGTCCGTGGTGGCGGACCATCAAGGCCTGACACCGCACGTCCACCCCGGCTTCCGCAACTTGGGCCGCGGTAAGCCCTAA